In the Treponema maltophilum ATCC 51939 genome, AGCCGATTGTGCGCAATGCCGAAACGGCGGCCTTGCAGATTCTTCCGCTTCCCGTCCGCATTGCCGTGCAAACCGACAGACGCTTAATCGGTACGCCCGTTTTACTCGATCCGTTCGCGCTTTTGTGCCGTAAAGATTCTTTTGCCCGCCTGAATATGTCGGAGCCGCTGTCGTTCGAGCAGCTTGAAAACGCGGCTGAGCGCCGCCTTTCGCTTTCCGAAAGGGGAAGGGGAACTTCGCCCGCTCCTTTTATGTGTGCGGGCGCCGACGACAACCATCTGATAGCATTTTTTTCGTCCGTACTTGAAGCCGCCGAAAGTGCCGACGCGCTCGAAGAAGCCGTTGCGCTGTTGGACGGGCAAAACGATTTTTCCGCTTTTTTTTCGTTTGAACCGGTGAATGCCGCGGTCGAGCGTCTTGCCGATTGGCAAAAACGCGGATTTTTGTCTTCGAAATGGCTTGAACTGACGAGTAGGGAAACGGCGGCCGCGATGGAAGCGTCTTCCGCGCTGATTGTTTTTGCGCCATGGTCTTTTTACGGCACTTTGAACGAAAAAATCGCCGACGATTATACTTTGTGGTATATGCCCGGCAGAGCGGCTTCGTCGAAACGCACCGCGATTGTCCGGACGGTTGCGGCGCTGCAATTTTCGGTTCCCAAATCGGCTTTGCAAAGCGCGGCGCAAGCGCGCAAAAAACTGGATTCGGTGCGCGCTCTTATACGCGAATCGGTATCGTCGATTTCGCAGACAAAACTCGCGCAAAGCGCAATGCTGGTGCCCGTCAATCCGAATGCCGAAAGTTCTTTGCCCGCCGCCCTTGCCCTTTCATATGTGTGCGCCGCCGACGCCATGGTTCCCGACGCGGCTCAAGCTGCGCTTACGACAAAGGACCAGCGTGCCGCATTTGCACAGGAGATCAGAAAACGCATACGAGCGGCCGCGGCGCGGTAAGGATAACGAGGAAATCAGTTTTTCAAAAAGTCGAGGGCTTTTTTCTGCGCTGCTATGACCTTGTCGCACCATGCGTCGAATTCGGGGTCGAGGCGCTGCAGCTCGGGATGTTTTAAAATATGATGTATCGTTTCGCGCACGCCGTCTTCGAAGCGGATTTGCGAGCAAAAGCCGTTTGTCAAGCGCTTGAGTTTTGCGTTGTCGAAAACGACCGAATGCGCTTTGTCGCCGAGCAGTGTGCCGTTAAAATCGTACGCGCCACTTTGCGTCAGCGCGAGTGCGCCCGCTTTGATTAAAAAATCGGAAGAAATGTGAACCGCACGTAAGGGGACGCCGGCCGCGCCGACAATAAAGCCGTATATTTGATTCCACGTAAGGCTTTCATCGCCCGTAATCTGCACGGTTTCACCTACGGCGCGCGCATTGCACACCAGGGCGCACAGTGCGCGGGCAAAGTCCCTGCTGTGCGTCATTGTCCACAAAGAAGTACCGTCGCCGTGAATGATGACGCTTTTACCGTCGAGCATGCGGCGCACGACTTGCCAGCTGCCTTCTTTTCCGTGCAGGCCGAGCGGAACGGAACGTTCGCAGTAGGTATGGCTCGGACGGATAATCGTAACGGGAAAGCCCTCGCTGCGGAAAGCGTCCGTGAGCAGGTTTTCGCAGGCGATTTTGTCGCGCGAATACCGCCAAAAAGGATTTGCGAGCGGCGTGCTTTCCGTTATACGGTAATCGTTGAGCGGTTTACAGTAGGCCGAAGCCGAGCTTATAAAAATGTATTGCTTCGTTTTTCCCGAAAACACGCGTTTGTCGCGCGCGGCGTCATCTTGGGTGAATGCGATAAAATCGATAACCGCATCGAAGCGTTCGTCTTTTTTAAGCAAATCGGCAACGACGGCGTTCATGCGCGCTTCGTCTTTGCAGTCGGCTTGTATATAAACGGGCTTTTTTACGGAAAGGTTTAAAAGAACGGCCTCACGTTCGCAGGCGGTGTCGATTTCGGCATTTTTATTACCTCGATTTACGACGAATACGTCCGCCTGCGATGTCAGGGCTAAACGGGCGGTAAGGGCCGTGCTAATGGTGCCGCTTCCGCCCATGATAAGAATTTTCACAACGAAGCCAAATAGCGGTTTATGCTTGCCGCCGCTTTGCGGCCTTCGCCCATCGCGAGGATGACGGTCGCCGCTCCCAATACGATATCTCCTCCGGCCCATACGGCAGGATAGGACGTTTTGCCTTCCTCGTCCGTTTTGATGTGGCCTTTGGCATCGGCTTCAAGACCGGGCGTCGTTTTTTCCATGAGCGGATTCGATCCGTTGCCCAAAGCGACAATCAGCGCGTCGCAGGGAATTTCGTGCTCGCTTCCCTTTATGGCGACGGGGCTTCGTCTTCCCGATGCGTCCGGTTCGCCCAGTTCGTAAGAGAGCAAACGCAGCGCCTTTATGCGGCCTTCTTCGTCGCCGAGTGCTTCCACGGGATTTTCCAAAAAGCGGAAAATAACGCCTTCTTCTTCGGCGTGGGCGACTTCTTCGCGGCGGGCGGGCATTTCGTTCCGCGTGCGCCGGTAAATAATCGACACCTTTTCGGCACCGAGCCTGAGTGCCATGCGCGCCGCATCCATTGCAACGTTTCCGCCGCCGGCAACGCACACTTGTTTTGCTTCGTACAGGGGCGTGGCGGCATGGGCGGTGTCATAGGCTTTCATAAGGTTTGCGCGCGTAAGGTATTCGTTCGCGCTGAATACGCCGATGAGGTTTTCGCCGGGAATATTCATGAATTTAGGCAAGCCCGCTCCGGTTCCGACAAAGGCGGCGTCAAAGCCCTGTTCTTTTAAAAGCTGGGGCAGGGTTCCCGTGCGTCCGACCAAAAAGTTCGTGCGGAATTCCACACCCATTTTTTCGAGCATGGCGACTTCCGCAGCGACGATGGATTTGGGCAAACGGAATTCGGGAATACCGTACACCATAACGCCGCCTTCTTTATGGAAGGCTTCAAAAACGGTAACGCGGTGCCCCGCGCGGCGCACGTCGGCCGCAACGGTTAATCCGGCAGGTCCAGAACCGACCACGGCAACCTTTTTGCCCGTATCGGCAGCCGGCGCGGGCGGCGTTTGCAAATTGTTTTCCCGCTCAAAGTCGGCGACAAAACGCTCCAAACGGCCGATCGAAACCGAGCGCTCAACGTCTTTAAAAATCTTTCCGACCGTACACTGCGCTTGGCACTGCTTTTCCTGGGGGCATACCCGTCCGCATATTGCCGGCAGCAGGTTTGTCGTTTTTATAATGTCGACGGCTTTTTTAAACTCGCCTTTCGCCGTTTCGGCCAAAAATTGCGGAATGGGAATATTGACCGGACAGCCGGCAACGCAGGGCTGGTTTTTGCACTGCAGACAGCGGTTTGCTTCGATTATCGCCTGTTCTTTGGTGTAGCCGAGCGCGACTTCTTCCATTTGCTTTGCGCGTTCATGCGGTTCGCGGCAGGGCATTTCCTGTTGAGGCAGCGAAGTGCGTTCCTTTGTTGTTAAAGGTGCCGCCTTCAGTTTTTCTTCCAAAACCGTATATTCTTTTTCGGCGTTTTGCTGCAATGTTTTTGCGTCTACGTATGCGCTCATGCGTTGCCTCCTTTCGCTGCGCTTGCAGCGGCGTCCAATTTGCATTTGTGGATTTGTTCAAGCTCGCGCGGTTTGAACGCCTTCATACGGAGCATCATATTGTCCCAATCGACTAAGTGACCGTCGAATTCGGGACCGTCTACGCAGACGAATTTCGTTTCGTTGCCGATGTGAACGCGGCAGCCGCCGCACATGCCTGTTCCGTCGATCATAATCGTGTTCAGAGAAACCGTTATCGGCACGTTGAATTCTTTCGCCGTAAACGAGCAGAATTTCATCATAATCGGCGGTCCGATTGCGACGACTTCGGCAGGTTTCGGTTCTTTCGAGCACAGCATTTTCAGCGGTTCGGTTACCAGTCCTTTGGTGCCGGCGCTTCCGTCATCGGTCATAAGATACAATTCGTCGGCAAGCGCACGCATTTCATCTTCAAAAATAATCAGATCTTTTGTGCGCGCGCCCATAATCACGATAACGCGGTTTCCTATCGCTTTGTGCGCCTGTACTATCGGGTGAAGCGGCGCAACGCCTATACCGCCGCCGACACAGACAACCGTCCCTTTTTTCTCGATATGCGTCGGGTTCCCGAGCGGACCCAATACGGCGCCGATCTTGTCGCCCGTATTAAAGCGCGACAGTTTCATCGTGGAAGCGCCCACCGTTTGAAAAACGATGGCAATCCACCCTTCTTTTGCGTCGGCATCGGCAATCGTCAGCGGAATCCGTTCGGCGAATTCCGTATCGATCTGTACCAGCACAAATTGCCCCGCCCTGCGATTATGGGCAATGTCCGGCGCATTTACTTTCATGTAGAAAACGTCGGCAGAAAGCTGCCTTTTTTCGATTATTTCGTACATACCTTTTCCTCTCGGATGTGTTTTCGTTAATTTATTATACAATATTTTTCTTAAAAAGGGAATAGTCCGTATTGCATCTTTTTTTACCGAATGAGTTTTTTGCCAATCCGTGTAGCCTTGGTCGGCCTTAATTGTTATAGTTATATGAAAAACGGCTTTATACGACTACCGATAAAAATCGTCGTCGGAAAGAGGCTTCATCCGCATACGCGCGGTTGAGCTTTTAAGGTGAAATCACCCGAGAGGAACGCTCAAAGCGCTCCGCGGTCAAAGCCTCTTTGAGACAGTTTTTTATGTGTAGCCAAAATAAAAAACCGTCTTTCATTAAAACACGAAGAAACTTCGGAGGGTTTTTACAATGAATGTGAATCGAAAATTTTATGCCGCTTTGGTTTCGGCCGTTTTTCTTTTAGGTGCGGCGCTGTACGCGTCTTCAAAACCGGAACAAACCGGCATTACCGTAACGGGAACGGGTATTGTTACGACAAAGCCCGATACGGCATCCATAACGCTGGCCGTCGTAACCGATGACCGAGAAGCCGCTTCCGCCGCCGCGAAAAATGCCGAACTTATGGCTGCGGTAACAAAGGCCGTTTTAAACTGCGGCATAAAAGCCGAAGATATGGCGACGCGCAATTACAACGTGTACCGGCAATCGCGCTATAATTCGCAGACGGGCGAACAGGAAGAAAAGGGATATCAGGTAAGCAACAACCTGACCGTTACCGTGCGCAATATAAACGAAACGGGAAAGGTTATCGACGCGGCCCTCAAAGCCGGAGCGAATCAGCTTTCGAATGTATCTTTTTATACGAACGATACGACCCAAGCGTATACTCAGGCGCGCAAACAAGCCGTTATGCATGCGCAGGATGCCGCGCGAGTACTGAGCGAAAGCGCCGGACGCAAAACGGGGAAACTTATTTTTATCGAAGAGTTTGCAAATGATTCGGTCTACCGCAATGCGGTGGCCTTTGACACGGCAATGTTGAAGTCCTCCGTCTATGAAGAAAGTACGCCGATAAATCCGGGCGATACGGAAGTGTCGGTTACGGTAAAAGCGGTTTTTGAACTGAAATAAGCATGACCGACGCTCAGTGGCGCTCTTTTACGCAATTTAAGGCGGATTTTGCAAAAAAAACGGCGGATTGGCGATACCGCATCGAAAGCGCGGGTTTAGCCGATGCGCTGCGCGCGCTGCAAAAAAAAGCCGCCGAACGCGACGGCGTTCCGCCTTATTCGCTCGATACTCAAATTGTGTACAATCGCAGCATCGACGACGTAAAAAAAGAAGACGATATAAAAATTATTTTGATCGGCGACAACCCCGGAAAAGACGAGCAACTTGAGCGCAACCGCCGCTATCTGGTCGGTCAGTCCGGAAAAATCGCCGACGGGTTTTTCCGCAAAAATCCCGAATTGAGAATCGACTTCCGCAAAAACGTGTTGATTTTAAATAAAACGCCGCTGCATACGGCAAAAACAAAGGAACTTGCCCTGCTTATAAAAGAAGGGCCGCCTTTGGTTGCCGACATTATCCTTGAAAGTCAAATATGGTTTGCCGAGGCGACGGCAATGCTGCACCGCGCCCTGTGTTCGAGCTCCGCCGAAGCGCGGAACCAATGTTCATGCGAGCTGTGGCTCGTAGGCTATGCCGAATTGCGGCCGAAAGGGCTTTTTGTGCCCTACCGCGACGCACTGAATGCGGCTTACAAGGAATGCCCGTCTGAAGATTCCGCTCGGGCAAGCGTATTCGTGTATCAGCATTTTTCGATGAACCGCTTTTTAATAGACTTAAAAGAAAAATCGCAGCCCGAATTGACGCTGAAAGAAAACCTTCATCGGACGGGTCTTTTTCACCGCAAAGAGATTTTGGGGTGGTAAGAGTTTCCGCATGAACGGAAATGTCGATAAAAACTGCTCGCTCCTATAATCGTGCATAAAAAAAGGAAGCGTTCAGGCAATTCGCTTCGCTCATAAGCCGTTCCCGTTCATGCTGAATTCTTGTATACGGAAAATTCAAGCGCTTGCGGAATCGGGCGTTTTCGGGTATGCTGTTTTCTATGGCTTATGAAGTAACGGCCGCGCGCAAAAGGCCCCAGCGGTTTGAAGAACTGGTCGGGCAGGATTTTGTTACGGCGACGCTTAAAAATTCCATAGAAAGCGGTCAAACCGCCCATGCCTACCTTTTTTCGGGGCCGCGCGGCTGCGGAAAAACTTCGGCTGCGCGTATTTTGGCAAAGGTTTTAAACTGTCAGGCATCAAGCGGCGAAAAGCCCTGCGGACTTTGTTCCGCCTGTACGGAAATTGCAAAAGGGACATGCATGGACGTCATCGAAATAGACGGCGCTTCGAACACGAGCGTCAACGATGTCCGCCAGATAAAAGACGAAGTGCTGTTCCCGCCGAATTCTTTAAAATACAAAATCTACATAATCGACGAAGTGCATATGCTTTCGACGAGCGCTTTTAACGCGCTTTTAAAAACGATTGAAGAGCCTCCGCCCTACGTTATTTTTATTTTCGCGACAACGGAACTTCACAAAGTGCCGGCGACGATAAAAAGCCGCTGTCAGCAGTTCCACTTCAGGCTCGGTTCGATGGAACAGATAAAAACCTTGCTTGCGCAGGCTGCCGCGGAAGCGGGCATAACGGCGGACGACGAAGCGCTGTATTGGATAGCGCGCGAATCCACCGGCAGCTTCCGCGACGCGTATACGCTGTTCGATCAGGTTGCCGCGTTCAGCGGCGGCAGCATAACTTACGAAAAAATACGCGACAAGCTCGGCATTGCCGGCATAGAACAGTTGAACGATTTGTGCCGTCTGTGCGCCGCGCAAAACACAAAGGAAGCGCTGCTTTTTGCCGATACGCTTTTGCAAAGCGGTGTGTCCGTCGAGCAGTGTATTTCGAACATGGTCGATTATCTGCGCTCCTTGCTGTTTATAAAATCGGGTATTACAAAAGAAGCCCTGCTCGGCCAAGCACCCGAGCGTTACGCCCGGGAAGTTAAGGACGCGTGGACCGAATCGCAGTTGGAGCGTGCGCTGTCACTGTTTTTGCAGCTGTACCGCGATGTGCGTTATTCGCTTAATCCGCGCTACGAACTTGAATTGGCGATAGAAAAACTGTGCGCGCTTTCTTCGCGCATATCGAACGAGGACGTAAAAAAAGCCGTAGACAGGGCGGCACGGCTTTTAACGGGCGCCGATTTCGAGCCGGCTCCGTCGTCGGCTGCTTCGGGCGGCGTTTCGGCTCCCGCCGCGGCGAATCAGTCGGAGCGCGCTTCGGTACCTTCGAGTGAAAACAAAATTTCGTTCAGACGCTTTCCGCAAAATCCGCCTCACGCGGCTTCGGAACAACCCCTTCCCGCACAGGAAAATGCAGCCGCTCAGCCGGCAGCGGTTTCACAGGCGGCCGCACTTGCACAGGAGCCGGCGGCAATTTCGCAGCCCGCCGCTTCGGCTCAGTCGGCCGCTCCTGCTCAGCCTGCTGCGCAGGTTAAAGCGCAAAGCGTTGAAGATTTAAAAGATAAAACGGTCGCAGCCCTCGGTAAACATAAGGCGGCGGTTTCCGCGGCTCTTTCGCGTACGCAAACGTGGTTGCTGTCTGGCTCGACGCTGCACATACCGGTGCAAACCGCGTTCGAGCAAAATCAGCTCCAAAGCGAACTGGCGCTTCTCAGTCAAACCGTGTCCGGCTTGTGGCCCGAAAAACTGCAATGCAGCGTCGAACTCGTTTTGCCGCGGGAACAACAGCCGGAACACGAAGAGATTCCCGACCACGTGCGCATGGTTCGTGACGCGTTCCAAGGCGAAATCGAAAAAATAGAAGTAAAGCAGCCCGATACACAAAGCGCGGTGCTGCAGGGAGATAACGGCGAAGATGAATCCCTTTGATTTATTAAAAAACGCTCAAAATATTCAAGGCGAATTGGCAAAAATTCAGGAAGAACTTAAAAGCGTTTCGGCGACGGGAAGTTCCGGCGGCGGTATCGTAAAGGTTTCGATGAACGGTTCGTTCCAAATCGTTTCGGTTCAACTCGATCCGGTGGCCGTCGATCCGCGCGACATTGCAATGCTGCAAGACCTCATCGTAGCGGCAGCGCACGATGCGCAGGAAAAAGTCCAGTCGGCTATAAAAGACAAAATGGGTCCCGTGCTGCAAAACATGAACATTCCCGGCTTAAACCTTTCCGGACTTTTGGGCGCGCAATGATGGTTATCGACGAACTTGCCGACAGCTTTTCCCGATTGCCGGGCATAGGCAAAAAGACGGCGACGCGCCTTGTCCACCACTTGCTTAAAGTCGATCAGGGATTTTTGGAACGCTTTGCGTATCAATTGTCGAGCCTGCACAGCCGCATTACCTATTGTTCGGTGTGCGGTTCATGCACCGAAAGCGACCCCTGTCCGATATGTACCGATCCGCTGCGCGACAAAACGCTTTTGTGCGTCGTCGAACAGCCGCAGGATATCGATATTATCGAAGCGTCGCACGAATACCGGGGATTTTTTCACGTACTGGGCGGCTTGATTGCCCCGCTTGACGGCATCGGTCCCGAACAGCTTCGCATTGCGTCCTTAATCGAGCGCATTCACCAAGGCGAAACGGAAGAAGTTATTATCGCAACGCCTCCGACGATCGAAGGCGATACGACCGCCTTGTACGTGAACAAGCTTTTATCGCCGATCGGCATAAAAGTAACCCGATTGGCTTCGGGGCTTCCCGTCGGCGGCGATTTGGAATACGCCGACAAACTGACCCTCGCGCGCAGTTTCCGCGGCCGCACTTCCTTATAGGGAACGGCGGCATCTCGAGAAAATCGCTAAAGGCGAATTTTTCGCGGTGTCCTATAGATTTATTTTTTCTTTTTGTGGCATTCCGTACAGCCGGTAACGTGAACGTGCTTTTTGCCCGTGCGGCGCGTAAAAAGGTGTGCGTCCAAATGTCCTTCTACGGGAACTTCTTTATGACACACGGGACAAGTGCGCTTGATTCCCGGCTCGGGAACGGGATAGCAGTGCGGGCAGCCGTGAATCGTGCAGGGTAAATCATTTATGGTGGCGGTTTTGTACACCCGCGATACGAGGTTTTCGCCCGTATACAGTTTTGAACCGCACAGAGGACAGGGCGTCTTTTCTTTTGCCGCAGGTTTTCGGTTTTTTACCCGCGGTGCATAAAAATACGTTAAAAAAAATCGCCAAAAAAGATAAAATATGAAAAGCGCCGCCGAAACGGCTGCGGCTATGCCGATAAAACGCAGAATATTCATAGTACAATCATAACGTTTTTTGATTTTTTTCGCTACATTTTGCCGCATTCGATTTAAAATTGCGCCGAGCGCGTAAAATCGGCTTGAAAGAAGCATGTTTTAGCGGTATACTTAAGGTGTGTCCGGTTTATACATTGTCGGAACGCCTATAGGGAATTTGGGCGATATAACCTACAGGGCGCTTGAAACGTTCCGCACAGCAGATATTATCGCCGCCGAAGATACGCGGCATACGCTGCAGCTTTTAACGCACTTCGGCATACAAAAGCCGCTTATTTCCTGCCGGGCGCAAAACGAAAAAGAAGCCGCGCAAAAGATTGTAAAGCTTTTGGACGAAGGAAAGTCGGTTGCCTTTGCAAGCGATGCGGGAACCCCGGGCATAAGTGATCCGGGGGCCGTTTTAACCGACATTGTGCGCGCGGCGGGGCACGATGTTGTGCCGATTCCGGGCGTATCGGCCTTTGCCGCGCTGACGAGTGTTGCCGGCTGCGGCGGTAAAACGCTTGTGTTTGAAGGCTTTTTGCCGCAAAAAAGCGGAAAGCGGAAAAGCCGCGTAAAAGAACTTTTGGAAACGGGATGGGCCTTCGTTTTATACGAATCCCCGTTCAGAATAGTTAAGCTTTTGTCGGATATTGCCGATATTGAATATGAGCGCCGTGTAGTCGTGGGCCGCGAGCTTACAAAACTGCACGAAGAAATTGTCGAGGGGCCTGCAGCGCAAGTCAGGGAAGAATTTGCCGGAAGAACGAAGATTCAGGGTGAATTTACCGTCTTTGTTGCAGGAAAAAAGCTCAAATTTTCTAAAGGAGAATCCGATATAAAAAGAGAGGCAAACGAAAATGATTATTGACAGACTCGGAGGAATCGACCCTCTAA is a window encoding:
- the dnaX gene encoding DNA polymerase III subunit gamma/tau; translated protein: MAYEVTAARKRPQRFEELVGQDFVTATLKNSIESGQTAHAYLFSGPRGCGKTSAARILAKVLNCQASSGEKPCGLCSACTEIAKGTCMDVIEIDGASNTSVNDVRQIKDEVLFPPNSLKYKIYIIDEVHMLSTSAFNALLKTIEEPPPYVIFIFATTELHKVPATIKSRCQQFHFRLGSMEQIKTLLAQAAAEAGITADDEALYWIARESTGSFRDAYTLFDQVAAFSGGSITYEKIRDKLGIAGIEQLNDLCRLCAAQNTKEALLFADTLLQSGVSVEQCISNMVDYLRSLLFIKSGITKEALLGQAPERYAREVKDAWTESQLERALSLFLQLYRDVRYSLNPRYELELAIEKLCALSSRISNEDVKKAVDRAARLLTGADFEPAPSSAASGGVSAPAAANQSERASVPSSENKISFRRFPQNPPHAASEQPLPAQENAAAQPAAVSQAAALAQEPAAISQPAASAQSAAPAQPAAQVKAQSVEDLKDKTVAALGKHKAAVSAALSRTQTWLLSGSTLHIPVQTAFEQNQLQSELALLSQTVSGLWPEKLQCSVELVLPREQQPEHEEIPDHVRMVRDAFQGEIEKIEVKQPDTQSAVLQGDNGEDESL
- a CDS encoding SIMPL domain-containing protein produces the protein MNVNRKFYAALVSAVFLLGAALYASSKPEQTGITVTGTGIVTTKPDTASITLAVVTDDREAASAAAKNAELMAAVTKAVLNCGIKAEDMATRNYNVYRQSRYNSQTGEQEEKGYQVSNNLTVTVRNINETGKVIDAALKAGANQLSNVSFYTNDTTQAYTQARKQAVMHAQDAARVLSESAGRKTGKLIFIEEFANDSVYRNAVAFDTAMLKSSVYEESTPINPGDTEVSVTVKAVFELK
- the gltA gene encoding NADPH-dependent glutamate synthase, translating into MSAYVDAKTLQQNAEKEYTVLEEKLKAAPLTTKERTSLPQQEMPCREPHERAKQMEEVALGYTKEQAIIEANRCLQCKNQPCVAGCPVNIPIPQFLAETAKGEFKKAVDIIKTTNLLPAICGRVCPQEKQCQAQCTVGKIFKDVERSVSIGRLERFVADFERENNLQTPPAPAADTGKKVAVVGSGPAGLTVAADVRRAGHRVTVFEAFHKEGGVMVYGIPEFRLPKSIVAAEVAMLEKMGVEFRTNFLVGRTGTLPQLLKEQGFDAAFVGTGAGLPKFMNIPGENLIGVFSANEYLTRANLMKAYDTAHAATPLYEAKQVCVAGGGNVAMDAARMALRLGAEKVSIIYRRTRNEMPARREEVAHAEEEGVIFRFLENPVEALGDEEGRIKALRLLSYELGEPDASGRRSPVAIKGSEHEIPCDALIVALGNGSNPLMEKTTPGLEADAKGHIKTDEEGKTSYPAVWAGGDIVLGAATVILAMGEGRKAAASINRYLASL
- the rsmI gene encoding 16S rRNA (cytidine(1402)-2'-O)-methyltransferase; protein product: MSGLYIVGTPIGNLGDITYRALETFRTADIIAAEDTRHTLQLLTHFGIQKPLISCRAQNEKEAAQKIVKLLDEGKSVAFASDAGTPGISDPGAVLTDIVRAAGHDVVPIPGVSAFAALTSVAGCGGKTLVFEGFLPQKSGKRKSRVKELLETGWAFVLYESPFRIVKLLSDIADIEYERRVVVGRELTKLHEEIVEGPAAQVREEFAGRTKIQGEFTVFVAGKKLKFSKGESDIKREANENDY
- a CDS encoding YbaB/EbfC family nucleoid-associated protein, coding for MNPFDLLKNAQNIQGELAKIQEELKSVSATGSSGGGIVKVSMNGSFQIVSVQLDPVAVDPRDIAMLQDLIVAAAHDAQEKVQSAIKDKMGPVLQNMNIPGLNLSGLLGAQ
- a CDS encoding sulfide/dihydroorotate dehydrogenase-like FAD/NAD-binding protein → MYEIIEKRQLSADVFYMKVNAPDIAHNRRAGQFVLVQIDTEFAERIPLTIADADAKEGWIAIVFQTVGASTMKLSRFNTGDKIGAVLGPLGNPTHIEKKGTVVCVGGGIGVAPLHPIVQAHKAIGNRVIVIMGARTKDLIIFEDEMRALADELYLMTDDGSAGTKGLVTEPLKMLCSKEPKPAEVVAIGPPIMMKFCSFTAKEFNVPITVSLNTIMIDGTGMCGGCRVHIGNETKFVCVDGPEFDGHLVDWDNMMLRMKAFKPRELEQIHKCKLDAAASAAKGGNA
- a CDS encoding NAD-dependent epimerase/dehydratase family protein; amino-acid sequence: MKILIMGGSGTISTALTARLALTSQADVFVVNRGNKNAEIDTACEREAVLLNLSVKKPVYIQADCKDEARMNAVVADLLKKDERFDAVIDFIAFTQDDAARDKRVFSGKTKQYIFISSASAYCKPLNDYRITESTPLANPFWRYSRDKIACENLLTDAFRSEGFPVTIIRPSHTYCERSVPLGLHGKEGSWQVVRRMLDGKSVIIHGDGTSLWTMTHSRDFARALCALVCNARAVGETVQITGDESLTWNQIYGFIVGAAGVPLRAVHISSDFLIKAGALALTQSGAYDFNGTLLGDKAHSVVFDNAKLKRLTNGFCSQIRFEDGVRETIHHILKHPELQRLDPEFDAWCDKVIAAQKKALDFLKN
- the recR gene encoding recombination mediator RecR, which produces MMVIDELADSFSRLPGIGKKTATRLVHHLLKVDQGFLERFAYQLSSLHSRITYCSVCGSCTESDPCPICTDPLRDKTLLCVVEQPQDIDIIEASHEYRGFFHVLGGLIAPLDGIGPEQLRIASLIERIHQGETEEVIIATPPTIEGDTTALYVNKLLSPIGIKVTRLASGLPVGGDLEYADKLTLARSFRGRTSL